cttcttcacaggcgcgcttggtgggaacatgggacagggccttctcggtggctgctccggtgctctggaactctcttcctggggaagctagactggctccctccttgatgggctttcggaagcaggctaaaacttctttgttccagcaggcctttggagaataatctggtcctccatctatgttaatgacttataattttgttgtgtattttaaacatttacgttttttttaaaaaaaattggtacatttattttcctaggttttacaatgtatgttttaaactttgtaaggccgccttgaggtccagtattgggcaaaaggtgggatacaaataaataaataaataaataaataaataaataaataaataaataaaaccacaacaCAGTGCAACATAAATAGCTAAATGGAACATCCATCTTCAAAGGCAATGGGTCTGCAAATGCCAGTTACGGTAAtatcaaaaagaaaaagcccttcaaactctgctggtgggtttcctggAGACATTTCTTCAGCTGCTGTTGAATGCGGAAGGCACCTTCGGTCAGATCATGCCGGTTTCGCATTACGGCCAGTGACCGATTCACTTCAGTGGGGTTTGCTAGCCTGTTCGTCATTACTGACGAGTGAAATAGTGGCACTTCTGCCTGGAAGTCATGCAGTGGCCTTTGGAACCCCTCTGTTCTAAACCCAGATGTCTGTGGGTTGGGATGTGGTTTCATAGCATGTTGGACAGCTGCTCCTCACATGCTATGAGGCACTTTCCCCACTACTATTTCACATGTTCAAGAGACGGGCATTTGCTTTCAAAATTAAGCCACTTGTACTTAATTGAATggatgaggaagaagaaataactacagagacagaaagaaatcccTTTATGGAAGCAGAGAATCCAATTTAAAAATATCGCACATGCTTAAGCAGTTTTGAAAGTTCCATTAATTTAACACTTTTATTCAAATGAATTGAACTTAAGCACTTAACTCTCAACAATTAGCACACTTGTCACTTATGCTTTATTTTGGCCTTGCCATTTTCTTAAGACTTTCTAGGACCAACATTTAGGAAGCAGGAAATGACAAGATGCAGAATCCCATCCCCATTCGAAAATAGTTCTCTTGGGATATTTAAAGAATATTATTAGGTGATTATCTACAGTTGTTCACATTTTTTATTGCTTCCTATTGGAAACCCCCAAGACCTCTGTGGTTACTTGATTGTTAGAAAAATATTTGGGACATGGTCTTCCTAGCCAAAGGGACATATTTATAAGACATGAAGGAAATATGTCACACCCAAGCAGATTAGTGGATAAAGTGATTTCATGCACTGGAATAATAGTCTTCAGGTGTTCAACcttataaaaaaaattcttttcatagaatcatagaatagcagagttggaaggagcctacaaggccatcgagtccaaccccctactcaatgcaggaatccaccctaaagcatccctgacaggtggttgtccagctgcctcttgaaggcctctagtgtgggagagcccacgacctccctaggtcactggttccattgtcaatctgctctaacaggaagtttttcctaatgtccacccagaatctggcttcctgtaacttgagcccgttattctgtcctgcactctgggaggattgagaagagatcctggccctcctctgtgtgacaacctttcaagtatttaagagtgctatcatgtctcccctcaatcttctcttctccaggctaaacatacccagttctttcagtctctcttcatagggctttgtttccagacccctgatcatcctggctgcccccctctgaatatgctccagcttgtctgcatctttcttgaagtgtggtgcccagaactggatgcaatactctagatgaggcctaaccagggccgaatagagaggaaccagtacctcacgcaatttggaagctatacttctattaatgcagcccaaatagcatttgcctttcttgcaggcatatcacactgttggctcatattcagcttgtgatctacaactattccaagatccttctcgtttgtggtattgctgagccaagtatcccccatcttgtaactgtgcatttggtttctatttcctagatgtagaacttggcatttatccctatttaatgtcattctgttgttttcagcccagcgctccagcctatcaagatcactttgaagtttgtttctgtcttccagggtgttagctatcccacccaattttgtgtcatctgcaaatttgataagtgttccctgcaccttgtAAACATTTTGTAAACATCATACACTCTTttattgtttggttttatgacagaagtaattttttaaaagatttttttttaaaaaagtgcttaaCTCTAGGTGGGTCACCTAGATGCTGAACCGAACATTGAATGTGCAGGCAGCATCTAGCAACATTGCCTTTTCTGTCTTCAGTTCTTCCTCTCGAAAGCACCTGTGGGAATGGTTTGGATGCCCATATCTCCCTCCTTTGAGTTCAGCTTCCTCCCATGGAGGGATGGCAGGAGACCCAtactttttcctgctctgctctTCATATGAAACAACCCATTTCCCTTCTCATGGAAGGCAGTGCTGTTCCAACAGCCACAGACACCTGCTGCCTGCCCCAGCTCTGTAGCTCTCCCTCACTTTGTAAAATCAGCATCCTTGATAGCCAGGAACAGCCCATGTTACTATAACAATGGAGGAGCATTGTGTAAGCAGGACCTGTTCAGGGGCCCAATTAGCCAGCTATGCCCTTTTCCACGACACTCTGTTCCATCTTGCCCCCACAAGCCAAATAGACACTGTGCCTACCCAGTCCTCACTAGCTTCTGCATCTCAGATatctcctgtagagttctgactgaaacctggagtggatccgCCAGCCTCCACTACTCACTAGGTAATTTTAGGTTTCTTCCCCAATTTgggatccccccccaaaaaagtttttttttttttttttttttttttttgtacttctgtaacTCTTGGGGGTCCCCCAAGCTTTCAGGTGCTTCCCTCTTGTTTGAGGATGGTGCCATTTGGGCAGCATAATAGCTGCTCACTATTAGATAGGATTTTTGCAAATAGCTCCCAACACAGGAGGCAGAAATCTACCTTTCAACTGTAGGATGACCTGGTTCCtgtcgccccctccccccactcccagccctCCCTTTGCCTGGTCAATCAGGGATTGGGCCATGTTTTCTGAACACGGCAATGCTTCAGGGAATCATCCTTCACACTTGTCAGCGGTGGCATGTGCTGTCTCATGGAGCACCAGTGCAACTTTACTCCTTCCCCTTCGGATGAACCTAGACTGTATCCAAGATGGTGGCTTGATTTTCCAAGGTTCCTTCTTTAGGAATCAACCATTTAATCAATACTTCCAGAAAATGTTCCACAGTGGATTTATTTGCAAATTAATGTGCCcagtgctctctcactctctctgcagTGTGGGAGTGAAGCACAACTATTTGGACCTCAAGGTAGTATCAGCACTCTAGTCCTGCTAGGGGAAGAGGTCAGAGAATATAAGTAGAAAAACATCAGGAAGAGGAGCTGATCTATCCGATCATTACACAATTCCTTTGCtcaaaaaccagcagcagaaagaCAGCTGAATTATGCAGGAAATGTTCAGCCGAGTTGTTATTACTCAAGTAGCAGCCAGACCAGGAATGAACAGCAGACGGGTTCTCTTGTGGTGCTGCTGGCCTTGTTTTTTGCATTGAACTTTCGTCCTCTAGCCAAAGGAAGGCCAAAAGAATCAGTGTTATCAGGGCTCCTGTTTCATTTTTACCCAAACACTGCAGTGGGCTCTGAATAGGATTGGAGCAGCAGCCCTAGGGGTCAGCTTTTCATACTTGCTCTCTTCAACCATTTCCCCTTCTGCATCTCCATGCTCTGAGCTCAAAGTCGTCCCTAGGGTGTACTTGCCCACACAAGGCAGTGCTAATTGTTCATAGCCTAGAAAAAGCCACCTTTAGAAGCCTTTGCTTGGTCACCTGGAGGCCATTCTCGCCCCAAGCGAGTAGCTATTTGCACATCTGGTCTTATTCCTTGAACGTACCCATGTGTTCTGTCAGTTTGATAAAGAGTCTGGTCACAGATTAAGGTTGCTAATCTACAGATGGAAGAAATGGAAGTATGTAAacattttgagtaaacatgccctGGAATAGAGGGGAAATCTTTTGGGATTATTCTGCCTCTCAACATAAACCCCTAAAGGAACATGTTTGGAACACACATTCCTCATGGGACTGGCTGATGCATGGTAAGTAgcagaaggaggggaagagggtcTCACTCCAAGTTTActtaccccagccttccccaacctggtgccctccagatgtgtcagactgcaactggcagctgggagttgaagtccaacagatctagagggcaccaggttggggaaagctagatTAAACTATTAAGGTCAAAGCACTGGGTCATACAAGAGTCACAgccaaaaatggggagggggcaaagaatTATAGCTTTATATATAATTTAGTAACTAAATTTAAAATGAGTAATGAATTTAAAGAGATTGAAAGTTTGCCATTTGCGAGGCAAATGTTACCTCCTACAAATCATATTGCTATATAATCCGTTTTGCTCCCTCTTAGGTCTGAAACATTAATTTGTTCAACTCATTAGGTGCAAATTAAAAtctcattaaaaaacacaccttttaATCAGAGCTGGGCCCTGTGGAACAGGCACTGAATTAAAACACTCccttccttccagaaacaaactcacaaCCCCTTCCTATGCACGGTCTCTCAGAAGCAAGTCTTAACTATCTTCAGAACTTTGGTAAAATGAACTCCCATGTAAGTATGCATAAGCATGgacactaacagtgcaatcctatgcatgtctactcagaagcaagtcccactgtgttcagtgggtcttactccaaGGAAAATGCATATAGGATGGCAGGCACATGGTGCTTCCAGGTGTACATTGGCACTGCCTCATTCATAAAATGTTACAGGAGGTATGGAAGACTTTGCCTTCAGTTTGGAGCCCTCCAGTGTCTCCACATCTTTCcccatcttttatttttttaatctcccATCATTTTTACTAGAAAAACTCCTTAATGAAGGAAGGAGAGAACAGCGGAACAAGGCCTTTGAGTGTTAGTGCTGGGAGCCCTCTGCTTAGAAAAAGCCTTACTTGTAGTTCAGTGCACATGGAATCGCAACTACTTGGACCATTtttagcacatagttaaaataaTCCAGCATGATGTGTGTTCTAATTGGTCAGTTAAGAGAGATTCCTGGCAAATCCCTTTGCTCACATGAAGAACTTCCAAACGAACAGACAGcagacaggggggggggaaaggattatggcagaatatttgtattttatttatgagTTTTAAACCAGGATCTTTAGTTCTGTGGTACCTTAGTTTAGCTCCAAAAATAcaccatatatttatatataaaaacacacactttcCAGGCATCCATATttaagaagaaaaacattttttctctACCAGGCACTATGAGAATTCAAAATTGGCActttggtaaaaaaaaagaacaaactcAGTGCTATTTCTTTAATAGAAGCACCAGCTAGTTAAAAGTGCTTACTGGTACTGGGTGTGTGTGGCGGTGTCCAGTTTGAAGAGCAGGATAGAACAGCTTCCTGCATTCTCCAAATAATGGTAACTCTACACAGCCAGAACTTCTAGGCACTGAGATCCCAGAGatacgtgtttgtgtgtgtgtgtgtgtatgcctacaAGTGCAGTAGCGTGTGAGACCCAACCTGCACCTGCCCTTCAAGTGGTCATCCTATGCAAGTTACATTAACTGGAACTACTATGGCAACTCCAAGTAAGCCTCCAGGTCAAGAAAACCAGCAGTGAAaatatgaagaagaaaaaagcgtGGCAGGACTGCGTCCCGTTGACACCGCTGGTGAGATGGCAAGGATCggagcaataaaatacaaaataataacaacaacaataacaataataataaaaaggcacCGAGCAGAGACCAAGGGGAACCTCTCAGCTTTCACAGTACAGAAGGCACAGAccggagggaaaggaggagggagagaaacaagGCAAAAGTAACCAAGCAGAGAACCGAGAAGGCGGCCGGAGTCAATACCCACATCCAGAGGTCTTTCGAGTCCAGTCTGGGGCTTTGCCATCCTTAACGTTCGGTATGGGCAAAACGCTGCTCGCCCTTAAGAGCGTAAGGCGAGGCCTGTCCCAAAGCCGCCTTTGGAGGCGTTCGGTATCCCTTTGAGTCCTGGATTTCCGTCCAAGGGGGATGAACAGCTTGGCAACGCAAGAAATAAGATGCGCTTCTTTCTCTCGTTCTCTGCCCGTCTGCCTGCCAAcattgttggggaggggggaggggaatgtcaatttgaaaagcagcagcagaggatCCCCTCGCCCCTATTGcactcttccctcctccccaacccCAAAGCACACCAGCCCCCCACGCCACTCGCTTGGTCCATTTCGCCACAAACCCTCCTCTCCGATCCAGTGGGGCAGGTGGATTTACAAGTCCTCCGAGTTTGCACCAGGCAGCGCAGGATCTGACAGCTCTTGGGAGCCCcggaggcgggggtgggggaccaCAACTTTCCGGGTTCACATTCTGAGCCCCACCCGGCAAGTCCAGTAAACAGTTCAGGACAAGGctggaggaggtggggagggggaggtcccGTAAACCAAGGCCCAGCCCggctgacggggggggggggggtgtcgctCTAAGGCACAGAAAGGACGGTTTTGGTTTGGAACCTTGCAGGTGTGGGGGGCGCGGATCAGTTTTTTCTGCGAGCAAACAGGCGCCCAAGGTTGCCTTCCTCGCGTCCCGCGGGGCCCCCGGGAGAAGGGCAAGCGAGGGCTGAGCCCCGGCACCTCTCCCGGCCTGCCCCCCGCTTCCCCGGCCCCGCGCTCTCGGCGGCCCCGTCGGGGCGCTCAGGCGCAGCTGCCCATGGCCTTGACCAGCGAGCTCTCGGGCAGCTGCCGGAAGATGCCGCGCAGCGTCTCGAGTTCGCGGCTGAGCTGCTCGACGCGCTTGCGGAGCCGGTCGTTGTCGCTGCTCAGCTCCAGGACCTTGTGCTGCGTCTCGGCGTTGCGCTGCTTGGCCTTGTCGCGGCTCTTGCGCACCGCGATGTTGTTGCGCTCGCGCCGCACGCGGTACTCGCTGCTGCTCTTGTCCAGCGACTTCTTGGACTTGCCGCCCGGCGACGGCGACGCGGCGTGGGCGTGGGCGGCGGCGTGGTGGAGCCGGTGCgggtgggggtgatgggggtgGTGGGCGCCGTGCGGGCTGGGCGCCGGCGTGGGCGGCGGCGTGGGCTGCCCGCCGGGCTGCAGGTGCACCGTGGTCTGCGCGCAGTGCGCCGCCTGGTACTGGAGGTGGCTGcagttggcggcggcggcgggcggcggCGGGTAGAGGGCGGCCAGCGCCGCCGCCTCGTCGTCCTCGTGCGGCTCCTGCTTGATGAGCAGCGGGCGCAGgcccggcagcggcggcgggggcCCCGGGCCCAGGCGCTCGTAGGCCGCGCCGGCCTCCAGCTTGTCCGCGTAGCCGTAGAGGCCGCCGGCGCCCGGCGGGAACCCGGCGCCCGGCATGGCGGCCCCGGCGCCGCACTCCAGGCCGGCCTTGGCGGcgcgctcctgctgctgcttgctgtgCTGGAAGAGGTCGGCCAGGAACTCGTCGTTGAAGGCGCCCGGGTCGATGTAGGCGCTCAGGTCGATGGAGTTCTCGTGCTCGCAGATGTCCGGCAGCTCCGACGCCGCCAGGTAGCCGTAGCCGCCCGCCTGCTGCAGGTGCGGGTGCGCCGAGGCGGGCGAAGGCgcgggcggctgctgctgctgcgtgggGTGGCGGTGCGCGTGCGGGTGCGGGTGCAGGGCGCTGCTCATCGGGGGCCGCGAGTCCGCCTCGTAGAAGTTGCCCGGCTCCATGGAGTAGCTAAAGCGGGCTGCCGCGCATGGTGGGGGGCTGGCCGGATCCAGGCTTAGGCTGTGCCCGGCTCGCCTCTTGCCCTCGGTCGCGGGCTGGCTCGCGGGCTGGCTCCTTTGCTCGCTCCGCAACGCACTCCGCCTCGACTTGCGCCCGGGCTGCCTGCCGGCTGCTCCAGCCCTGGGCCTGCGTTTTATACCAGCCCCCTTCCCTACAGGGCCGGGCATCGCCCTCTAGCGTCCAACCTCCTCCTGCTGGGACCGCCGGGGAACTTTGACCGGCCTCGCCTCCTTTCGGCAGAGGTCGGAGCCCCGACGGGGCCTCCCGggacgccccctcccctcccctcccctccctcccccctccgcctTCTCCGGGCAGGCTGCCTGGACGGGCCAAACGCCAGCGCCCTGCAGCGACTTCCGAGGTGCgcgcacctgcctgcctgcctgcctcctgcctgcctgctgctgcttgggAGCAACCGGGAGTAACGTCTctcgccaccgccaccgcctcccATGCACTTCGGGATGGAACTGTGGGTCCTTGGTCTGTTGGGTGCAAGTTgttgtccccctccccaccaaacaCGCGCTTCCCAAACTGACTTCATTATTTCGACAATAATATTTGtacagcatttcccccctcacccTTTAACCAAAAACGCAACCAGAGCCGCTTACAAAGGTAAGTAGTAGTATGACAGTACTAAATTCCACTTCCAACCTACTGGGAGATAGCGACACCTGTGTAACTGcctcaccccatccccacccctccttcaggattattatttttaaggtgcAGCGGCTTTGGGAAAGGGCAATTGAGAGGTATGTGCTTAGGAAAGGTGCTTAATGCTTCCTACTTTCCgaatgaactcccccccccctcatatcCCAAGGTTCCCAAGAGCATGTCTGTGCAGACCTCTTGATTCTACAGGCATCACTTGACATCTCTCCCCCACTGATCCTGCCCCAGTGATTACAAGCTCCCTCCAGCCCCCAGTCCCAACCTGTACAGACTTCACATCTGCTCCAGCGCCAATATCAGGAAAGCCTAGATTTTGGCTCCGAACCCCATTTCACCCGGCAAATGCACTTGTACATCTCGGATCTCAGCCaaaaacacctttttattttccaaattgCCCTGCAGATTAATGCTGTCCAAAGGCTTAACAACCTGGGGGCTCAGATAAGGAAGGCCATGGAGTGTTCAGGAAAGTCCAAGGTACTTTCAGCAGTGCATTCCAAGAGagctgtgtgtgtgagaaagagagggtGGGTGTGCACAAGAGAGCGACATGAACACAGACACATTTTTAAAACGCTCCATTGCAGTTCTTGCTGTTAAATTGCAAACATCTTCATCGGCAACAACAATAAATACTAACAGTGTGGCACAGTAAGACTGAAGAGACTCAGCCTCCAAGTGTGGAATAGGGTGCCTTTGGAACAGTCACTAcatctgtcagcctaacctactttgcagggttgttgtgaggataaacttgGGCGGGGGAGAAGGATGAATCATATACATTGTTCTGAACTCATTGCAGGAAAGTTCAgagataaatataataaacaaaataatctgTCTCACCAGATCACCCTTTCCATCTTTTAATTCCATGCAACTTGACCCTATTAATGTTTATTCAAAATTAAACCCCATCGTGTTTTAGAGGACTTAGCCCTAATCTAggaaaccccccagagagcttcatctgtgGGGCATTATGCAAATACCAtcatcattagggtgaccctatgaaaaggaggacagggctcctgtatctttaacagttgcatagaaaagggaattgcggcagggtctcgctatttactgttttactctgtacagcaccatgtacattgatggtgctatataaataaataataataataataataataataataataatggagaacctggtgaaattccctcttcatcacaacagttaaagatgcaggagctatactagagtgaccagatttaaaagagggcagggctcctgcagctttaactggtgtgataaagagggaatttcaccaggttcttcatatatacaaatgacacctgctgaaattcccttttctatgcaactgttaaagatacaggagccctgtcctccttttcataggaggtcaccctaatcatcatcatctacacctgcagtccTTTCGCaacagaagagggctgcttctgaaTTTTCCCTGCTTCTGTGGTTGGTGCTCATGTGGCACACACGACTGATGTTTACCACAATGGTAAGAGTGCCGTTGTGGACGCACGTGTGCCCCGTTACGGCACTTGTatggtgtggtatagtggctaaggtgttggactgggagtcaggagatccgggttctagtccccactctgccatggaaacccactgagtgactttgggccagtcacagactctcaactcaacctacttcgcagggttgttgttgtgagggtaacccttgggttccttggaggaaaaaaggggggatataaatgtaataaataaataaattaataataactaTATCGGTAGACGTGGGCGGGGCTAGGGagatagggtttttttaatgactcgtgagggATGCACATGAGTGCAAACatgcagcaacatctggaggggatatgaactctgttgAAGATGCGcccctgtgcagagatatgtttgtattaaaaaacaaaacagaaaccaaGCACACTCGGTGGTAAAACACGCTGctccccatccaaaacatgtggtggaaatggcagacaggtccactcccacgtACCTCCAATACCCTCACAGTTGATTGGttgtttgctgagcctggaactcgggcgaacagcaatgacctcgcaaatGGGGGAGGGGCACACTGGAAACCAACTTtggaatgtgtgtgagagagctggagaaagtcctgtggcccattagtgatgacagtgatacaatcctgcaataaacagcggGTGTAGATTCCCCCTTCGTCCCGAGTCAATGTGTTTCACACTGAAGCCGTGCAGGTTTAAGAGTGTTTCATATTGCAGCCATTCTGTATGGCTTTATGTGGAAGTCCTACTCAGTTCACATTCAGTCCTAGAAATCTTTTGACTTCTGCCAGATGTGGTAGTTTGGACCACTTCGATCATCTACCGAGATCCGTAGCACATGCTCTATGCTCAGACATGTTCCCAAAGTCTCTTTGTGGGCAGAGGCACTCTCATTCCTCATACTGGAATGGTAACGTAGGAATTTGTATGGGCAGCCACTCATCCAATGCACTTCCAAATACTCTTTCCAGCCAAAATTGtacatccagggagcagggaggagggacgcttaccttcctccgtcgtgggcttcaaatgaggccccggttgaagccagaagtgaaggccgaggcctcttccggcttcaaccggggcctcaattgaagcctgcgacggaggaaggtaagggggcggggtgggtgggtggcttatcttccTCCACCACCGCCGTCCatgtagtgacggcggcgaagccggatctcactccgcggagcggagcgggagacaggcggagcaGCACAAaaaggatcaggcccgatccggattttccggatcaggccacgaagcggattggggggtccgtgcacacccctatttcccacccccacccccgtttgcATGAAAATCAGTGTgtgttttcatgtgtattttcccaAAGGTATACATCAATTGttcgcatctttgaaatgtacgtgttcttctcctattgattaaagtgcatttttgtgcgtttttcaaaagtgcatttttacatgcacatttttcaaatgtccaCATGCTGTCCAAGACGTTGCTTTtgatctgcaaatcacattgcaagcttggaaatgaacAACTTCGACTGCAGATTGCTGCCAAGTCTGGGTTTGGTCCAGAAGGTACAAACTGGGGAAAATtggatcaaaaacaaactggaatgaatttctcatactcATTAGTAAAGGGCTTCTCCTAGGTTTGGCCTTTATTATGAGGAGGGCTTCTTCTAGATACCTCTGGGGGTGCTGCAGTGGAATCCTGGCTGCGGTCTCTGGAAGCTCCAGCTTATAAACCTCAGTCCCAGGCAGGGAGGGTTGCTGAACGGACACCTTAATTTCACCTCCCAGGGACCTTGCAACTGAGTTTTCCTGACCTGCCTTCTTCTGTAGACTGATCTCTGGTGTGGTCGACCCCTGGACGCCTGATAAGATGGTATCCACAACAGCAGGGGTCTCCACATTTGCTCATTCTATTATCTGCTATCATTTGTCAGCAATGCTCCACTTCACTCCACATAGGACACACAGGCCCAGCCCTCCACAAAGAATCAATGGACACAGGATGGCAATGTGCAGAaacccattggggggggggggagcatttccACCTGCAAGGACATCCAGTGAATGACATCaaagtggccattcttgaacaaggGAATTTCAAAGACAAGACACCCATGCAAAACTGCTGAAGAACAATTCATTAAGAAACTCAGCTGTTTCCTGTGCTTTGAATAGGAcaaagttgattttttttaaataatcatgTTAACTACAGTATGTTAATCAGCTCACCATTGCAATGACACCTGAATTATCACCCAacaatgttttgtgaatggcaattGTAAAGGGAATTTTCACTgcactttctgcatttcaattccctttgGCAACACTTTTTacatctcccctctccctcccctcattgGCCAATTTCAGATTGACACCTGGAGCgttatcagatgagcattttattgcacactcattactggccctTTTGACACCACcatcccactccttctggtccataacaaaataagaccccagtaaaaCCGGGTGTTTTTTGGGGAAGCGAAATGTGCTGccagtttcctgctgtgtgctggaaaagcagtgcgataaaaatgcctactgaatgggtcatgtggtcattgtttacttcctctttcttctctgtgtgaagaaagaggaagtattgtgggacagatatggggtgggggggggagaagcgacaatagggaaatgtgatttctctcCCATCTGATGACGTTCTTGGTACATCCAATGATGTGTCCAGTTTCCAGGAAAGCTGATGCCAGAAGAAATAGT
The sequence above is drawn from the Elgaria multicarinata webbii isolate HBS135686 ecotype San Diego chromosome 14, rElgMul1.1.pri, whole genome shotgun sequence genome and encodes:
- the CEBPA gene encoding CCAAT/enhancer-binding protein alpha encodes the protein MEPGNFYEADSRPPMSSALHPHPHAHRHPTQQQQPPAPSPASAHPHLQQAGGYGYLAASELPDICEHENSIDLSAYIDPGAFNDEFLADLFQHSKQQQERAAKAGLECGAGAAMPGAGFPPGAGGLYGYADKLEAGAAYERLGPGPPPPLPGLRPLLIKQEPHEDDEAAALAALYPPPPAAAANCSHLQYQAAHCAQTTVHLQPGGQPTPPPTPAPSPHGAHHPHHPHPHRLHHAAAHAHAASPSPGGKSKKSLDKSSSEYRVRRERNNIAVRKSRDKAKQRNAETQHKVLELSSDNDRLRKRVEQLSRELETLRGIFRQLPESSLVKAMGSCA